From one Lotus japonicus ecotype B-129 chromosome 3, LjGifu_v1.2 genomic stretch:
- the LOC130749015 gene encoding ent-kaur-16-ene synthase, chloroplastic-like isoform X3: MFNKVELSISSYDTAWVAMVPSSTSSGAPLFPQCLNWLLDSQLFDGSWGLPDRHPLLMNDALLSTLACILALKQWGIGEDLMDKGLKFLESNITSINDENQHTPIGFDLLFPSMIEYAQNLGINLPIGAISLEAMIRKREIELQRGSHSNSEGWRAYLAYVSEGMLNSQDWSAIMKHQRKNGSLFNSPSTTAAAFQHLKNADCLSYLQSVLEKFGNAVPTVSPLDIYARLYMIDNLERLGIDHHFKSEVRSVLEETHRYWMQGMEDIFLDPTTCAMAFRMLRLNGYDVSSDPFYQYSEDKFSNSLKGYLKDVGAILELYRASQVIIHPDESVLVKQSSWTRQLLKHYSSPHRVYADKLRSHVYHEVNEALNFPYHSNLERLLNRRSIEHYNVEEIRILKTSYRSCNLANQETLNLAVEDFNIFQSIHGKEFKQLARWYTESRLDKLKFARSKLAYNCFLCAATLFSPELSDARISMVKNGVLVTIVDDFFDVGSSEEEQVDLIQLVEQWDADINTLCCSETVKIIFSAIHSTTCEIGEKSVKRQGRNVKDDVIRNWLNLMRSMFTEAEWLRSKFVPTIDDYMQNAFVSLGLGAIVLPALYLLGPKLSNEVTESHELNSLFKLMSTCGRLLNDIRTFKAAHVGRSSSNSGRPFAKKNTV; encoded by the exons ATGTTCAACAAGGTTGAGCTTTCTATTTCTTCTTATGATACAGCTTGGGTGGCGATGGTTCCTTCTTCAACTTCGTCCGGTGCCCCGCTTTTCCCTCAATGCTTAAACTGGTTGTTAGATAGTCAACTCTTTGATGGCTCCTGGGGTCTTCCTGATCGCCATCCATTGTTGATGAATGATGCTCTCTTATCTACTTTAGCATGTATCCTTGCATTAAAGCAATGGGGTATTGGTGAAGATCTAATGGACAAGG GTCTTAAATTTCTTGAGTCAAATATTACCTCAATCAATGATGAGAACCAACACACTCCCATAGGATTTGATCTACTTTTTCCTTCTATGATTGAATATGCACAAAATTTGGGAATCAACCTTCCAATTGGAGCTATAAGCTTGGAAGCAATGATccggaagagagagatagagctCCAAag AGGCAGTCATAGCAATTCAGAAGGGTGGAGAGCATATCTAGCATATGTTTCAGAAGGAATGTTGAACTCACAGGACTGGAGTGCAATAATGAAGCATCAAAGGAAGAATGGATCTTTGTTTAATTCACCTTCTACAACAGCAGCTGCATTTCAGCACCTTAAGAATGCTGATTGTCTTAGTTACCTCCAATCTGTGTTAGAAAAGTTTGGGAATGCAG TTCCAACAGTTTCTCCTCTGGATATATATGCCCGTCTCTATATGATTGATAATCTTGAAAGGTTGGGCATTGATCATCATTTCAAATCGGAAGTTCGAAGTGTATTGGAAGAAACACACAG ATATTGGATGCAAGGAATGGAAGATATTTTCTTAGACCCCACCACCTGTGCAATGGCATTTCGTATGTTGCGTCTCAATGGCTATGATGTATCTTCAG ATCCATTTTATCAATATTCTGAAGataaattttccaattccttgaAAGGGTACTTGAAGGATGTTGGTGCTATTTTAGAGCTATATAGGGCTTCACAAGTCATTATACATCCTGATGAATCAGTTTTGGTGAAACAAAGTTCCTGGACAAGACAGCTTCTGAAGCACTATTCTTCCCCTCATCGTGTATATGCTGATAAACTTCGTAGTCATGTTTACCACGAG GTCAATGAGGCTCTTAATTTTCCTTATCATTCAAATTTGGAGCGTTTGTTAAACAGAAGATCAATAGAGCATTACAATGTAGAAGAAATAAGGATTTTAAAAACATCATACAG ATCTTGCAATCTTGCAAACCAAGAAACTCTAAATCTAGCAGTAGAAGACTTCAATATTTTCCAATCAATACATGGTAAAGAGTTCAAGCAACTTGCAAG GTGGTATACTGAGAGCAGGCTTGACAAACTAAAGTTTGCAAGGAGTAAACTGGCCTATAATTGCTTCCTCTGTGCAGCTACTCTATTTTCTCCTGAACTATCTGATGCTCGCATCTCAATGGTGAAAAATGGGGTGCTTGTAACAATTGTTGATGATTTCTTTGATGTTGGAAGTTCTGAAGAAGAGCAAGTGGACCTTATTCAACTAGTTGAGCA GTGGGATGCAGATATCAACACTTTGTGTTGTTCGGAGACAGTTAAGATAATATTTTCTGCGATTCACAGCACAACTTGTGAGATTGGGGAGAAATCAGTTAAGCGGCAAGGACGTAACGTGAAAGATGATGTTATCCGAAAT TGGCTGAATTTGATGCGGTCTATGTTTACAGAAGCTGAGTGGTTAAGAAGCAAGTTTGTTCCAACAATTGATGATTATATGCAAAATGCGTTCGTATCATTAGGCTTGGGAGCAATTGTCCTTCCAGCCCTCTATCTCTTAGGACCTAAGCTTTCAAATGAAGTTACTGAAAGTCATGAACTGAATAGTCTGTTTAAGCTCATGAGTACTTGTGGGCGTCTTCTCAATGATATCCGCACATTTAAGGCAGCACATGTTGGAAGATCTTCTTCTAATTCCGGTAGGCCTTTTGCAAAGAAGAACACCGTTTGA